Sequence from the Amaranthus tricolor cultivar Red isolate AtriRed21 chromosome 16, ASM2621246v1, whole genome shotgun sequence genome:
ggtTATTATGATTTCAAACAAGCCGCTATGGTGAAATCGGTAGACACGCTGCTCTTAGGAAGCAGTGCGAGAGCATCTCGGTTCGAGTCCGAGTGGCGGCATGACATTGTTgaaattcttaaaaaatttcAACAGTCCTATAACctataataaataatgaaaatgcattttttttttttaattttatattatgattttttccactttagagCATATTTTAACTCATATTTCCTTTTCAACGGTTTCCGTTGTAATTATACTCCATTTGATCACTTTATTAGTCAATGAAAAAGTAGGACTATATAATTCATTCGAAAACGGCATGATAGTTACTTTTTTCTGTCTAACAGGATTATTAATTACTCGTTGGGTTTATTGGAAACATTTACCATTAAGTGATCTATATGAATCATTAATCTTCCTTTCCTGGAGTTTCTACCTTAGTCATTTGAttccatattttttaaaaaaagataaaaattcatTAAGTGCAATAACTGCGCCAAGTGCTATTTTGACTCAAGGATTTGCTACGTCGGGCTTTTTAACAGAAATGCATCAATCCGCAATATTAGTACCCGCTCTCCAATCTCAATGGTTAATGATGCATGTAAGTATGATGGTATTAGGTTATGCAGCTCTTTTATGTGGATCATTATTATCAGTAACACTTCTAACGATtacatttcaaaaatatatttttgataaacgaaaatatgtattaaataaGTCATTTTTCTTCGCTGAGATTCAATACATGAATGAAAAAACCAATAGTGTCCAAAACACTTCGCCCTTTTATGTTCGAAATTATTACAGATCCCAATTGATTGAACAGCTGGATCATTGGAGTTATCGTGTTATTAGTCTAGGCTTTATCTTTTTAACTATGGGTATTCTTTCAGGAGCAGTATGGGCCAATGAGGCGTGGGGATCGTATTGGAATTGGGACCCCAAAGAAACTTGGGCATTTATCACTTGGACCGTATTTGCAATTTATTTACATATCCGAACAAATCGAAATTTTCGGAGTGCAAGTTCTGCAATTGTGGCGTTTATAGGTTTTCTTATAATTTGGATATGCTATTTTGGGGTCAATCTATTAGGAATAGGGCTACATAGTTATGGTTCATTTCCATTAACGCTTAATTAAATGGAAGAAAAGACCTTACAAATACAAATATAGGACAAGA
This genomic interval carries:
- the LOC130802065 gene encoding cytochrome c biogenesis protein CcsA codes for the protein MIFSTLEHILTHISFSTVSVVIILHLITLLVNEKVGLYNSFENGMIVTFFCLTGLLITRWVYWKHLPLSDLYESLIFLSWSFYLSHLIPYFLKKDKNSLSAITAPSAILTQGFATSGFLTEMHQSAILVPALQSQWLMMHVSMMVLGYAALLCGSLLSVTLLTITFQKYIFDKRKYVLNKSFFFAEIQYMNEKTNSVQNTSPFYVRNYYRSQLIEQLDHWSYRVISLGFIFLTMGILSGAVWANEAWGSYWNWDPKETWAFITWTVFAIYLHIRTNRNFRSASSAIVAFIGFLIIWICYFGVNLLGIGLHSYGSFPLTLN